A section of the Bombus huntii isolate Logan2020A chromosome 5, iyBomHunt1.1, whole genome shotgun sequence genome encodes:
- the LOC126865565 gene encoding myosin heavy chain, muscle isoform X10 encodes MPKPKPQEGEDPDPTPYLFVSLEQKRIDQTKPYDAKKACWVPDEKEGYVLGEIKATKGDIVSVTLPGGESKDFKKDQLQQVNPPKYEKAEDMSNLTYLNDASVLHNLKQRYYAKLIYTYSGLFCVAINPYKRFPVYTHRCAKLYRGKRRNEVPPHIFAISDGAYVNMLTNSENQSMLITGESGAGKTENTKKVIAYFATVGASTKKADDTSQKKGSLEDQVVQTNPVLEAFGNAKTVRNDNSSRFGKFIRIHFGPTGKLAGADIETYLLEKARVISQQALERSYHIFYQMMSGSVPGLKEMCCLSNDIHEYYFVSQGKTTIPNVDDGEECTLTDQAFDVLGFTQEEKNDIYKITAAVMHMGGMKFKQRGREEQAEADGTEEGERVAKLLGCDCADLYKNLLKPRIKVGNEFVTQGRNKDQVAYSVGAMSKAMFDRLFKWLVKKCNETLDTQQKRQHFIGVLDIAGFEIFDFNGFEQLCINFTNEKLQQFFNHHMFVLEQEEYKKEGIEWVFIDFGMDLAACIELIEKPMGILSILEEESMFPKATDKTFEEKLNNNHLGKSPNFLKPKPPKPGQQAAHFAIGHYAGNVPYNITGWLEKNKDPLNDTVVDQFKKSSNKLLVEIFADHPGQSGDAGGGGGAKGGRGKKGGGFSTVSSSYREQLNNLMTTLRATQPHFVRCIIPNEMKQPGVIDSHLVMHQLTCNGVLEGIRICRKGFPNRMVYPDFKLRYKILAPQAVTKLGADPKKAAEAILEASGLDPDQYRLGHTKVFFRAGVLGQMEELRDERLSKIVSWMQAYIRGYLSRKDYKKLQDQRLALVVVQRNLRKYLQIRTWPWWKLWQKVKPLLNVTRIEDELAALEEKARKAQEAFEKEEKLRKELEEQNTKLVSERNALQRQLDGEKGSLSEYMEKSLKLAAQKADIESQLQDLNDRFKEEEDARNNLFQNKKKLEQEVAGLKKDIEDLELNLQKSEQDKATKDHQIRNLNDEIAHQDELINKLNKEKKNQGEVNQKTAEELQAAEDKVNHLNKVKVKLEHTLDELEDSLEREKKSRADVEKAKRKVEGDLKLTQEAVADLERNKKELEQTIQRKDKELSSLTAKLEDEQSLVGKLQKQIKELQARIEELEEEIEAERGSRVKAEKQRSDLARELEELGERLEEAGGATSAQIELNKKREAELSKLRRDLEEANIQHEATLASLRKKHNDAVAEMGEQIDTLNKLKARAEKGRHDIHAELNNSRAATDQVSREKAAQEKIVKQLQHQLNETQGKLEEVNRTLNDFDAAKKKLSIENSDLLRQLEEAESQVSQLSKIKISLTTQLEDTKRLADEESRERATLLGKFRNLEHDLDNIREQVEEEAEGKADLQRQLSKANAEAQLWRTKYESEGVARAEELEEAKRKLQARLAEAEETIESLNQKVIALEKTKQRLSTEVEDLQIEVDRATAIANAAEKKQKAFDKIIGEWKLKVDDLAAELDASQKECRNYSTELFRLRGAYEEGQEQLEAVRRENKNLADEVKDLLDQIGEGGRNIHEIEKARKRLEAEKDELQAALEEAEAALEQEENKVLRSQLELSQVRQEIDRRIQEKEEEFENTRKNHQRALDSMQASLEAEAKGKAEALRMKKKLEADINELEIALDHANKANAEAQKNIKRYQQQLKDVQTALEEEQRARDEARELLGISERRANALQNELEESRTLLEQADRGRRQAEQELADCHEQLNELGAQNASISAAKRKLEAELQTLHSDLDELLNEAKNSEEKAKKAMVDAARLADELRAEQDHAQTQEKLRKALETQIKELQVRLDEAEANALKGGKKAIQKLEQRVRELENELDGEQRRHADAQKNLRKSERRIKELSFQADEDRKNHERMQDLVDKLQQKIKTYKRQIEEAEEIAALNLAKFRKAQQELEEAEERADLAEQAITKFRTKGRGGSAARGLSPAPHRPAFKPQLDGSAFPPRFDLQPDGEL; translated from the exons AGCAAGGACTTCAAAAAGGACCAGCTGCAGCAAGTAAATCCACCGAAATATGAAAAAGCCGAGGATATGTCGAATTTAACTTACCTCAACGATGCTTCGGTCCTCCACAATTTGAAACAACGTTATTACGCCAAACTCATCTAC ACGTACTCTGGCCTCTTCTGTGTAGCTATCAATCCCTACAAAAGATTTCCCGTATATACTCATAGATGCGCCAAACTTTATCGAGGCAAAAGACGTAACGAAGTGCCACCGCACATTTTTGCCATTTCTGATGGAGCCTATGTCAATATGCTTACCA ACAGTGAAAATCAATCCATGTTGATTACCGGCGAATCTGGTGCCGGAAAAACTGAGAACACGAAGAAAGTAATCGCGTATTTCGCCACTGTCGGTGCCTCGACTAAGAAAGCCGACGACACTTCCCAGAAGAAAGGTTCCCTGGAAGATCAGGTGGTGCAAACCAATCCTGTCTTGGAAGCGTTCGGTAATGCTAAAACCGTCCGTAATGACAACTCCTCGCGTTTC GGTAAATTCATCCGTATTCACTTTGGCCCCACTGGAAAATTGGCTGGTGCCGATATCGAGACCT ATCTATTGGAGAAAGCTCGTGTCATCTCTCAACAGGCTCTTGAACGTTCTTATCACATCTTCTACCAAATGATGTCAGGCTCGGTCCCCGGTTTGAAGG AAATGTGCTGCCTCTCGAATGACATCCACGAGTACTACTTCGTCTCTCAAGGCAAGACTACGATTCCAAATGTCGACGACGGCGAGGAGTGTACTTTGACCGAC CAAGCTTTCGATGTATTGGGCTTCACTcaagaagaaaagaacgaCATTTACAAGATCACCGCTGCTGTCATGCACATGGGTGGTATGAAGTTCAAGCAAAGAGGTCGCGAAGAACAAGCCGAAGCCGACGGAACCGAG GAAGGTGAACGTGTCGCCAAACTGCTTGGTTGCGACTGTGCCGATCTTTACAAGAACTTGTTGAAACCAAGGATCAAGGTCGGTAACGAGTTCGTAACACAAGGTCGTAACAAGGATCAAGTAGCATATTCGGTGGGTGCCATGTCGAAGGCCATGTTCGACAGGCTGTTTAAATGGTTGGTCAAAAAATGTAACGAAACCCTGGACACGCAACAAAAGAGGCAACATTTCATCGGTGTACTGGATATCGCCGGTTTTGAAATCTTCGAC TTCAACGGCTTTGAGCAGCTCTGCATCAACTTCACCAACGAGAAACTGCAACAATTCTTCAATCATCATATGTTCGTACTTGAACAAGAGGAGTACAAGAAAGAAGGCATCGAATGGGTGTTTATTGACTTCGGCATGGATTTGGCCGCTTGTATCGAACTGATAGAGAAG CCTATGGGTATCCTCTCCATTCTTGAAGAAGAATCTATGTTCCCGAAAGCCACTGACAAGACCTTCGAGGAGAAATTGAACAACAATCACCTTGGCAAGAGTCCTAACTTCTTGAAGCCTAAACCGCCGAAACCAGGCCAGCAAGCAGCTCACTTTGCTATCGGCCATTATGCCGGAAAT GTACCATACAACATCACGGGTTGGCTGGAAAAGAACAAGGACCCGTTGAACGACACTGTTGTGGATCAGTTCAAGAAATCCAGTAATAAACTGCTGGTCGAGATCTTCGCTGACCATCCTGGACAGTCTGGTGATGCCGGTGGCGGCGGCGGTGCGAAAGGTGGACGTGGTAAGAAGGGCGGTGGCTTCTCGACGGTATCATCGTCCTATAGGGAACAATTGAACAACCTGATGACTACTCTGAGAGCTACCCAACCACACTTCGTCCGTTGTATCATCCCCAACGAAATGAAGCAGCCGGGTGTCATAGATTCTCATCTCGTCATGCATCAGTTGACTTGTAACGGTGTACTTGAAGGCATCCGTATTTGTCGTAAAGGATTCCCCAACAGAATGGTCTATCCTGACTTCAAGCTACG GTACAAGATTCTGGCACCACAAGCAGTCACGAAGTTGGGTGCTGACCCGAAGAAGGCTGCAGAGGCGATTTTGGAGGCATCCGGCCTCGACCCCGATCAATATCGTCTTGGACACACCAAG GTGTTCTTCCGTGCCGGAGTCCTGGGTCAGATGGAAGAACTTCGTGACGAGCGACTTAGCAAAATCGTATCTTGGATGCAAGCCTACATCAGAGGTTACTTGTCCAGAAAAGACTACAAGAAACTGCAAGATCAACGTTTGGCATTGGTCGTCGTACAAAGGAACTTGAGGAAATACTTGCAAATTCGTACTTGGCCATGGTGGAAATTGTGGCAGAAAGTTAAGCCCCTTCTCAACGTTACTCGTATCGAGGACGAGCTTGCC GCGCTCGAGGAGAAAGCGAGAAAAGCTCAGGAAGCCTtcgaaaaggaagagaaactGCGCAAGGAACTCGAAGAGCAGAACACGAAACTTGTCTCCGAAAGGAATGCCTTGCAGCGACAACTGGATGGTGAAAAAGGTTCCCTCTCGGAATATATGGAGAAATCTCTGAAATTGGCCGCTCAGAAAGCCGATATCGAGTCACAACTTCAG GATCTGAATGACAGAttcaaagaagaagaagatgcCAGGAACAATCTCTTCCAAAATAAGAAGAAACTCGAACAAGAAGTGGCAGGTCTAAAGAAAGACATTGAGGACCTCGAGCTTAACCTACAGAAATCAGAGCAAGATAAGGCGACGAAGGACCACCAGATCCGTAATTTGAACGACGAGATCGCTCATCAAGACGAACTGATCAATAAATTgaacaaagagaaaaagaatcaAGGTGAAGTTAATCAGAAAACTGCCGAAGAGCTTCAAGCTGCCGAAGATAAAGTCAATCACTTGAACAAAGTCAAAGTCAAACTCGAGCACACTCTTGACGAACTCGAAGATTCCCTCGAACGTGAAAAGAAATCACG AGCCGACGTAGAGAAAGCTAAACGAAAGGTGGAAGGCGACTTGAAACTTACACAGGAAGCTGTTGCTGACCTCGAGAGAAATAAGAAGGAACTCGAACAAACCATTCAACGTAAGGACAAGGAATTATCGTCTTTGACCGCTAAACTTGAAGACGAGCAGTCGTTAGTAGGCAAATTACAGAAACAAATTAAGGAATTACAAGCCCGTATCGAAGAACTGGAAGAAGAG ATCGAAGCTGAGCGTGGTTCTCGCGTGAAAGCTGAGAAACAGCGCAGTGACTTGGCACGAGAACTCGAGGAACTTGGTGAACGTCTCGAGGAAGCTGGCGGTGCCACCTCTGCTCAAATTGAACTCAACAAGAAGAGAGAAGCCGAACTTAGCAAGCTGCGCAGAGACCTCGAGGAAGCCAACATTCAACACGAAGCCACTCTTGCGAGTTTACGCAAAAAGCACAACGATGCCGTTGCCGAAATGGGAGAACAAATTGATACGCTTAACAAACTCAAGGCCAG AGCTGAAAAGGGTCGTCATGATATCCATGCCGAGCTGAACAATTCCCGTGCCGCGACGGATCAGGTTTCAAGGGAAAAG GCTGCCCAAGAAAAGATCGTGAAACAATTGCAACACCAATTAAACGAAACCCAAGGAAAACTGGAGGAAGTGAACCGTACTCTGAATGACTTCGATGCTGCGAAGAAGAAACTGTCGATCGAAAACAGTGATCTGCTACGACAATTAGAGGAAGCCGAATCGCAAGTAAGTCAGCTTTCGAAGATCAAGATTTCGCTGACAACGCAGCTCGAAGACACGAAACGATTGGCTGACGAAGAATCGAGAGAACGCGCTACTCTCCTTGGCAAATTCCGTAACTTGGAACACGATTTGGATAACATTCGTGAACAAGTGGAAGAGGAAGCCGAAGGTAAAGCGGATCTTCAGAGGCAACTTAGCAAGGCAAACGCGGAGGCACAATTATGGCGCACGAAATACGAATCTGAGGGCGTTGCGAGAGCGGAAGAACTCGAGGAAGCTAAGAGGAAGCTGCAGGCACGGTTGGCCGAAGCGGAGGAAACCATCGAATCCCTCAACCAAAAGGTTATCGCTCTCGAGAAGACGAAACAGAGATTGTCGACGGAGGTAGAGGACTTACAGATCGAAGTGGATCGCGCGACCGCGATCGCCAACGCCGCCGAAAAGAAACAGAAGGCCTTCGATAAGATTATCGGCGAATGGAAACTCAAAGTGGACGATCTCGCCGCCGAACTCGATGCCAGTCAGAAGGAATGCCGTAATTACAGCACGGAATTGTTCAGGCTCAGAG GTGCGTACGAAGAAGGTCAGGAACAGTTGGAAGCAGTGCGTCGCGAGAACAAGAATCTAGCCGACGAAGTAAAAGACCTCTTGGATCAAATTGGCGAAGGTGGACGCAATATTCACGAGATCGAAAAAGCCAGGAAGCGCCTGGAGGCTGAAAAGGATGAACTTCAAGCTGCTCTGGAAGAAGCAGAGGCCGCTTTGGAACAAGAAGAGAACAAAGTATTGCGCAGTCAACTTGAACTGAGTCAAGTCAGACAAGAAATCGACCGACGTATCCAGGAGAAGGAAGAGGAATTCGAAAATACCAGAAAGAATCACCAACGTGCTCTCGATTCTATGCAGGCATCGCTCGAAGCTGAAGCTAAG GGCAAGGCCGAGGCTTTGCGCATGAAGAAAAAACTGGAAGCAGATATAAACGAATTGGAGATCGCCCTGGATCATGCGAACAAAGCGAATGCCGAAGCTCAAAAGAACATCAAGAGATACCAACAGCAGCTGAAGGATGTCCAGACCGCGCTCGAGGAAGAACAACGAGCTCGCGACGAAGCGAGAGAACTTCTTGGAATTTCGGAACGCCGGGCGAACGCGCTTCAGAACGAACTCGAAGAAAGCCGTACTCTTCTCGAACAAGCGGACCGCGGACGTCGCCAGGCTGAACAAGAATTGGCCGACTGCCACGAGCAACTCAACGAACTAGGTGCTCAGAACGCTTCCATCTCTGCTGCCAAGAGAAAACTCGAGGCTGAGCTGCAAACCCTTCAC tCTGACTTGGACGAATTGTTGAACGAAGCAAAGAACTCTGAGGAGAAAGCAAAGAAAGCCATGGTTGATGCCGCTAGATTAGCCGACGAACTTCGAGCCGAACAAGATCATGCTCAAACGCAAGAGAAGCTTCGCAAAGCACTCGAAACTCAGATCAAGGAACTCCAGGTGCGTCTCGACGAAGCTGAAGCGAATGCCCTGAAAGGTGGTAAGAAGGCAATTCAAAAACTCGAACAACGTGTTCGTGAATTGGAGAACGAACTCGATGGAGAACAGAGGAGACACGCTGACGCTCAGAAGAATCTTCGCAAGTCCGAACGTCGCATCAAGGAACTCAGCTTCCAG GCTGATGAGGACCGCAAGAACCATGAGCGCATGCAAGACCTTGTCGATAAGCTTCAACAGAAGATCAAGACCTACAAGAGGCAGATCGAGGAAGCTGAAGAAATCGCTGCTTTGAATCTCGCGAAATTCCGCAAAGCGCAACAAGAGCTCGAGGAGGCAGAGGAAAGGGCGGACCTGGCTGAACAGGCAATTACCAAGTTCCGTACTAAAGGACGCGGAGGAAGTGCTGCGCGCGGACTGAGCCCAGCG CCACACCGACCTGCGTTCAAACCCCAATTGGATGGTTCCGCATTCCCGCCACGCTTCGACCTGCAGCCCGATGGTGAACTGTAA